A single region of the Liolophura sinensis isolate JHLJ2023 chromosome 9, CUHK_Ljap_v2, whole genome shotgun sequence genome encodes:
- the LOC135475779 gene encoding LOW QUALITY PROTEIN: protein brambleberry-like (The sequence of the model RefSeq protein was modified relative to this genomic sequence to represent the inferred CDS: deleted 1 base in 1 codon): MALRRTVLLFIFLGLLFPFTETSFMGWLFGDDEQDGGTEKKTGIAARDSSRFEMLSTDEKFLEYSKTLAELSPLDECYHIVIYSLRKKCSELTEEELGKLSVQLLNCQSEAEERAVYPCTAKMSIAECTKNMDPTTWNSYQIVSNRARAMCYAAQQTQFRKMTELTVNQLVAQAGNQLATMKDLQAGQEQLHEVTSDTMQKMFDSQQQLISNQEVLRSAQKNVYTNIANNLRQLTREKALISTGNRELAEMTERIKEKLDKATTQMVNQEEKQQISHQEIMKDLQQIREKAQNVLGKIDNSSTHILKYHVDMMGHYHTTLDNLQKINTTISYIQNTITEMRTGFETRLGWLAQILGGAEERISTLTIAVLHFGYFVLAAISAAFLQTPMVSRVVLLIIVPLNAISEMKQGVSMDFTSMTLFIIITIAANWAVTYALRKHRRNNSGDDLLALTSPLLPDPPNVTPTTEVNGFIGGRPIGRLNSVEIQHLTNTLERLYRSLNVHNSSTDSGTDSFATSPRSSTPTRHFPTSTSVLRTPATQPPTPMPSSSSAFSPVTSTREDREVELASAGATY, from the exons ATGGCTTTGAGGAGAACAGTACTGCTGTTCATCTTTCTCGGACTCCTCTTTCCTTTTACCGAAACAAGTTTCATGGGCTGGTTGTTTGGTGATGACGAGCAAGATGGAGGGACAGAGAAGAAAACTGGAATTGCAGCCCGAGATTCATCAAGATTCGAGATGTTATCAACTGATGAAAAGTTTCTAGAATACTCCAAGACTCTTGCAGAATTGTCCCCTTTGGACGAATGCTACCATATA GTGATCTACAGTTTGAGGAAGAAGTGCAGTGAGTTAACAGAAGAAGAACTTGGCAAGTTGTCA GTACAACTGTTAAACTGTCAATCAGAGGCCGAAGAAAGGGCTGTCTACCCTTGCACAGCTAAAATG tcaATTGCTGAGTGTACAAAAAACATGGACCCTACGACATGGAACTCGTATCAGATTGTGAGTAACCGTGCTCGTGCCATGTGTTACGCTGCTCAGCAGACACAGTTCCGCAAAATGACAGAGCTGACTGTGAACCAGCTGGTAGCTCAGGCAGGAAACCAACTCGCCACCATGAAAGATCTTCAG GCAGGCCAGGAACAGCTCCATGAGGTGACTAGTGACACAATGCAGAAGATGTTTGACAGCCAACAGCAACTGATCAGCAACCAAGAGGTGCTACGCTCAGCACAGAAAAATGTCTACACTAACATTGCCAACAACCTGAGGCAGCTGACACGAGAGAAGGCGCTCATTTCAACTGGCAACCGAGAACTCGCAGAAATGACGGAAAGAATTAAGGAGAAGCTAG ACAAAGCAACCACTCAGATGGTGAATCAGGAAGAGAAGCAGCAAATCAGCCATCAGGAAATCATGAAGGATCTGCAACAAATACGAGAGAAGGCACAGAACGTGCTCGGCAAGATAG ATAACAGTTCGACTCACATCTTGAAGTATCATGTGGACATGATGGGACATTACCACACTACTCTGGACAACCTACAGAAGATCAACACCACCATCTCCTACATCCAGAACACAATCACTGAGATGAGGACAGGATTCGAGACTCGCCTTGGTTGGCTCGCTCAAATCTTGGGTGGTGCAG AGGAGAGGATCAGCACACTGACAATTGCCGTCCTCCATTTTGGCTACTTCGTTCTGGCAGCCATATCTGCAGCGTTTCTACAGACGCCAATGGTGTCGCGCGTCGTCCTGCTTATCATCGTGCCTCTAAATGCCATCTCAGAGATGAAGCAGGGAGTCAGTATGGACTTTACAAGCATGACACTgttcatcatcatcaccatagCAG CTAACTGGGCGGTGACTTATGCCTTAAGGAAACATCGGCGTAACAATAGCGGGGATGATCTGCTGGCCCTGACCTCCCCCCTCCTTCCTGACCCACCAAATGTCACACCCACGACAGAAGTGAACGGATTTATTGGAGGACGACCGATTGGTCGCTTGAACTCTGTTGAAATTCAACATCTTACAAACACACTGGAGAGACTGTATAGATCAT tgAACGTACATAATTCATCGACTGACAGCGGGACAGACTCGTTCGCCACCAGTCCACGCTCCAGTACACCAACCCGTCACTTCCCGACATCCACAAGTGTGCTTCGTACCCCAGCAACTCAACCCCCAACTCCCATGCCCTCCTCCAGCAGTGCATTCTCCCCAGTCACATCTACCAGAGAAGACAGAGAG GTGGAGCTAGCATCTGCCGGCGCCACTTACTAG
- the LOC135475173 gene encoding fumarate hydratase class I, aerobic-like — protein MFSKHVQVCQRIALPLLQLVYREKATAAAAAVKPFIFQEILEQEKKADVTWKKVTGDHVSTFDVKGKKVLHINPEALTMLAEQAMIDIAHLLRPGHLQQLSNILKDPDASDNDRFVALELLKNANIAAGMVLPGCQDTGTAICIGKKGQRVWTEGRDEEAISRGIYNTYTSKNLRYSQVAPMDMYSEKNTGTNLPAQIEIYATDSGQYDFLFMAKGGGSANKTFLYQQTKALLNPEKLLKFVDEKIKTLGTAACPPYHLAFVVGGTSAEYNLKTVKLASARYLDNLPSSGNEHGRAFRDHELEKTIHELTQRTGIGAQFGGKYFCHDVRVVRLPRHGASCPVGIGVSCSADRQILGKITDEGVFLEQLETNPAKYLPEVTSDDLSGDVVEINLNQPMNEMLAELSKHPIKTRVSLTGTLIVARDIAHAKLKERLDSGEGLPQYVKDHPIYYAGPAKTPEGYASGSFGPTTAGRMDSYVAEFQANGGSKIMLAKGNRSRQVTNACKEHGGFYLGSIGGPAAILAQNCIKKVEVLEYPELGMEAIWKVEVENFPAFIVVDDKGNDFFQKWQVE, from the exons ATGTTTTCCAAGCATGTTCAGGTTTGTCAAAGGATTGCTCTCCCCTTGCTGCAGCTGGTTTATCGGGAGAAGGCGACTGCGGCTGCAGCCGCTGTAAAACCTTTCATATTTCAAGAGATTTTGGAGCAGGAAAAGAAAGCAGATGTGACGTGGAAGAAAGTGACTG GTGATCATGTTTCCACATTTGACGTCAAAGGTAAGAAGGTGCTGCACATAAATCCAGAGGCTCTGACCATGCTAGCAGAGCAGGCCATGATTGACATAGCTCACCTTTTGAGGCCAGGCCATTTGCAG CAACTGTCAAATATTCTAAAGGATCCGGATGCCTCTGACAATGACCGTTTTGTGGCATTGGAACTGcttaaaaatgcaaacattgcAGCAGGGATGGTCCTTCCAGGCTGTCAGGATACAGGCACAGCTATTTGTATAG GTAAAAAAGGTCAGCGAGTGTGGACTGAAGGTAGAGATGAAGAGGCCATCTCCCGTGGAATCTACAACACTTACACATCCAAGAACCTCCGCTATTCTCAG GTGGCCCCCATGGATATGTATTCAGAGAAGAACACAGGGACAAACCTGCCAGCTCAGATAGAGATCTATGCCACAGACTCAGGACAGTACGATTTCCTATTCATGGCTAAAGGAGGTGGCTCTGCCAACAAGACATTCCTCTATCAGCAAACCAAAGCTCTTCTTAACCCAGAAAAACTTCTCAAGTTTGTGGATGAGAAAATAAAG ACACTTGGCACAGCTGCCTGTCCCCCGTATCACCTGGCCTTTGTAGTGGGTGGTACATCTGCCGAGTATAACCTCAAAACAGTCAAACTGGCATCTGCACGCTACCTGGATAATCTCCCTTCATCAG GTAACGAGCATGGACGAGCTTTCCGTGACCATGAGTTAGAGAAGACCATCCATGAGCTGACCCAGAGGACAGGCATTGGGGCGCAGTTTGGGGGCAAGTACTTCTGCCATGATGTGCGGGTGGTACGTCTCCCTCGTCACGGGGCGTCCTGTCCTGTGGGTATCGGGGTCTCCTGCTCCGCTGATAGACAG ATTTTGGGTAAGATTACAGACGAGGGTGTGTTTTTGGAGCAGCTGGAGACAAACCCAGCCAAATATTTACCTGAAGTGACATCTGATGATCTTAGTGGGGATGTTGTGGAG ATAAACCTCAACCAgccaatgaatgaaatgttaGCTGAACTTAGCAAACATCCAATCAAAACTCGAGTGAGCTTAACTGGCACTCTCATCGTTGCTAGAGACATCGCTCACGCTAAGCTCAAAGAGAGGTTGGATAGTGGAGAGGGTTTGCCTCAGTATGTAAAGGATCACCCTATTTATTACGCAGGTCCAGCAAAGACTCCAGAG GGTTATGCCAGTGGTTCGTTTGGCCCAACCACGGCTGGCCGTATGGATTCCTATGTCGCAGAATTCCAGGCAAATGGTGGCAGTAAAATCATGCTGGCTAAAGGCAACCGCAGTAGGCAG gtgaCAAATGCATGTAAGGAACACGGAGGGTTTTACCTCGGCTCTATAGGGGGCCCGGCAGCCATCTTAGCACAGAACTGTATTAAGAAAGTGGAAGTGTTGGAGTATCCTGAACTAG GTATGGAAGCCATATGGAAGGTGGAAGTTGAAAATTTCCCAGCATTCATTGTGGTTGATGACAAAGGAAATGACTTCTTCCAAAAGTGGCAGGTTGAATAA
- the LOC135474788 gene encoding sperm-associated antigen 7 homolog has translation MADLLGSILGSMQKPPSLGEEEKKKAKELKERLQKQQDHEKQKLEGFRKKMQKKIHEFIQNGSEEKLKFPAMDKVFRAIIHEVADVAGLTSFSFGQEEEDRYVMLWKKEFAPSDEELLAYRRGEAWDPEKAKELARQKELEKEESTHSAKGKTEFIPNSNYKDKYEHIIGRSAAKDAAMTTTANRSYGFVPSENKRDKRTVEQVLADSRAKKKQKTDSSVISSDTLDTQGDPPECSDTPASS, from the exons ATGGCGGACTTACTTGGATCGATTCTGGGATCCATGCAAAAACCCCCATCGCTCGGGGAAGAGGAAAAGAAGAAAGCCAAAG AGTTAAAAGAACGTTTGCAAAAACAGCAGGATCATGAGAAGCAAAAGTTGGAAGGTTTCAGAAAAAAG ATGCAGAAAAAAATTCACGAGTTCATACAAAATGGATCAGAAGAAAAGCTGAAGTTTCCTGCTATGGATAAGGTCTTTCGGGCAATTAT TCATGAGGTAGCAGATGTAGCTGGTTTGACCTCATTCTCGTTTGGACAGGAAGAGGAAGACAGATATGTGATGCTCTGGAAAAAG GAATTTGCCCCATCAGATGAGGAATTGTTAGCGTACAGGAGAGGTGAAGCATGGGACCCAGAAAAAGCAAAAGAACTGGCACGACAGAAG GAGTTAGAAAAGGAAGAATCGACACACAGTGCCAAAGGCAAAACAGAGTTTATACCAAATTCAAACTACAAAGACAAATATGAACATATAATTGGTCGGTCAGCAGCCAAAGATGCCGCCATGACAACGACAGCCAATCGGTCTTATGGGTTTG TGCCAAGTGAAAACAAACGAGACAAAAGAACGGTAGAACAGGTTCTAGCAGATTCTAGGgcgaagaaaaaacaaaagactgaTTCCAGTGTCATAAGCTCAGACACTCTAGACACCCAGGGCGACCCACCAGAGTGTAGTGATACCCCTGCTTCTAGTTGA